GCAAGGCCGCGTTGGCGAGCATGCTCTCCAGTTGCGCTCCCGGCGTCGCAATCATGAATATCGACAATGGCTACGGTGCCGCTTGCGCCGCAGCGAGGGTGGTCAACGGATTATGAACGGCACGAAAGAAGAAAGCATACCTGAAGGGCACGACCATCATCATGGTCACGCACACCCCCATGAGCACGTGCCGTGGGAAAACGTAAAACAGAATGATCGGGTTCTGACCATACGGGCGCATTCGGGCCTGTCTGGAGATATCTTGCTCGCCGGACTATTGCGTATGACGGAAACCGGCGAGGCGGAAACGGACCGGCTGCTCTCCGCCATACTTCCCGAACTGTCCGGGACCGTGCGGCTGACCAAACGGCAGGTGAACCATATCGGCGGCTGGTTCGCGGAAGTCGCACTGCCGCATCAGCACGAACACCGGACACTTGCAGACATCGCCGCACTCATTGCCGCGAGTGGCATAGACGACGCGGCGAAACGCCTCGCCACGGATACCTTCACCCTGCTGGCAACGGCTGAGGCTGCCGTGCATGAGAAAAAAACGGAAGATATCCATTTCCACGAGGTCGGCGCCTTGGACAGCATTCTGGACATCTGCATGTCGTGCGAACTGTTTACCCGCCTTGCCCCTGCGCGCTTCGTGGTCAGTCCGCTGCCGCTGGCGGATGGAGGCGTCGCCTGCGCTCATGGCATCATCCCCGTTCCGGCTCCTGCCGTACTGGAACTCCTCGAGGGCATCCCCGTCCGTCCCTTCCCGGATGACGGCGAAACAATAACGCCGACGGCCGTGGCCCTGCTCCGCTGCCTCGGTGCGACCTTCGGGCCGTGGCCCGCCATGCGGGTGGAGAAGCGGGCTCTGGTCTATGGCACGCGGGTCTTTGCCAACGCGCCCAATGGGGCAATCTTCGCCTGCGGTTCGGGATACGATGGTTGATGCTCGCGGACTGCGCCGTGTCCGAGTGGTGTTGGATAATTGACAACACGAAGTAATTACGTTGATTTTACTGATAGATACAAGAAAGGTGATTCTGCGAAATGAATAAGAACGTTTTAGTCTTCTCCTCCAGCCCGCGGAGAGGGGGAAATTCCGATCTGCTGTGCGACCAATTTATGATGGGAGCGCAGGAGGCTGGGCATCACGCCGAAAAGATTTTTGTAAAAGACAAAAAGATCAATTACTGCACGGGATGCGGCACCTGTCTCAATGGGAAGAAGAGTTGTCCCCAGAAAGATGATATGGCCGAGCTCCTGGAGAAAATGATTGCGGCCGATGTGATCGTGATGGCAACCCCTGTTTACTTCTATACGATGTGTGCACAAATGAAAACCCTGATTGACAGGACCTGTTCCCGTTATACCGAGATCAACAACAAGGATTTTTATTTCATTGTCGCAGCTGCCGACGACAGCACGCAGGCAATGAAAAGAACCCTGGAAGGATTCAGAGGATTTACCTCGTGCCTTAACGGAGCAAAAGAAAAGGGGATTATTTACGGCGTTGGCGCCTGGAATATTGGTGACATTACCGAAAGCCAAGCCATGAAACAGGCCTATGAAATGGGTAAAAACGGATAAATGGGATCGTCGTATTGCCTGGTTTATCTTCGGCATCTCCCTCCTGCGGCGCCGTGGACGCGGGCTCCACAAGTAGCCCGCGTTTTTTCACGCAAACCCCGCCCTGAGCAGAGCCCGGAATGTGTCGCCATTTCTTGCGCGAAATCAGAATCCTCTTCATGACGTGCCTCCCGCATCATCGTTATCCCCCCGGAATGGAGCATCGGCAACGAGTGCCTCACCGTACGTTACGCGGACAACGGTCTTGACATTTAAACCACCTTGTGCCAAGCCTAGCAAGGCAGTAGAGCCATAAACGTCTGCTCGTATCTGCCACATCGAAAACAAAACAGTCAAAAGGAAACGTCGAACCATGAAAATTGCGGTTGTCGGGGCCGGGGCGGTCGGCCTCTATTACGGAAGTCTCTTGCAACGCGCCGGGCATGAGGTGCGCTTTTTACTGCGGCGGGATTATGACGCCATTACCAGGTCCGGCCTGACCGTCACGTCCCCGCGCGGCGATTTTCACCTTGAAGGGGTCCAGGGCTTTCGCGATCCCTGCGACATGGGAACCGCCGATCTGGTCCTGATTGCGCTCAAGGCCTTTGCCAACCAGCATCTGGTGGAGATGGTGCGGCCGCTGCTGGGGAGCGCCACGGCGCTGCTCACCGTTCAGAACGGTCTCGGCAACGAAGAACTGCTGGCAGACGCTTTTGGCGGCGACCGTGTGCTGGGCGGGGTGGCCATGATCGGTGTTACCCGTGGCGAACCGGGGGTCGTGAACCACATGGCGCTCGGCTCCATCCGGCTGGGGGAATTCAGCGGCGGACGTTCGTCGCGGAGTGAGCGATTGGCTGCCATGTTCGTCGATGCCGGCGTCACCTGCGAGGCGGTAGCCGACCTCCGGAAGATCCGCTGGGAAAAGCTGGTGTGGAATATCCCTTTCAACGGCCTGTGCGCCTTGACCAACCAGACCCCCGGCACGTTGTTGGCCAACCCCGCCACCCGTTGTCTGGTCGCGGAAATCATGGACGAGGTCATCGCCGGAGGCAACGCCCAGGGGCTGTCCGAACCGATCTCTCGGGAATACCGGGATGAGATGCTGACCAGCACGGTCCAGCATACCAGCGACTATCGCCCCAGCATGATGGTCGACCGGCTCGAGGGGCGCCCCCTGGAACTGGAGGCGATTTATCGGATTCCCCTGCGTTATGCGGCGCAACAGGGGGTGCCGATGGTGCGGGTCGGGATGCTCAACGCCTTGCTGGACCTTGGAGAGCCGGTGCACCCCTGACGCTTCGATCTTTTCCTTGACAGCGGCGAACAGCGAGGATAAAAATCTATATACTTAGTAGTTAAAAACGGGAGTCAGCACGAGTATTGGCCGGAAAACCGAGGCCAGGGGTGGCGGCCCCCGGCTTTTTTTTATCTTATGACATGGCAAAGAGGTAGCGACATGATCAGGAAAACAGCCCGATGAAACAGACCATTACATCATTATTCCCCTCTGAAGAGCGCATTCCCGCCCCCTACCGCATCGAAACGCCGATCCGGCAGGATTATTACCTGGTCGACGGCGAATTGCGCCGTTGGGATGGCCCCTTGCAGGAGGTCCTTTCGCCGGTCCGGGTTGCCGCAGAGGGAGGGGTTGTCCCGAAACGGGTAGGGGAGTCTCCCCTGCTCAGTGAGGGGGCGGTCCTGGAGATTCTTCAGGTGGCGGTGCGGGCCTATGACAACGGGAGGGGAACCTGGCCGACCATGTCGGTGGGGGAGCGCATCCAGTGTGTGCAGCGTTTTACGGACGCCATGCTGGGAAAGCGGGAGGAGATCGTCAAACTCCTCATGTGGGAGATCGGAAAGTCCCTGCAGGAGGCGAAGCGCGAGTTCGAACGGGCCGTTACCTATATCCACGACACCATCGAGGCCCTGAAGGAGTTGGACAGGGTTTCCTCCCGCTTTATCATTCAGCAGGGGATCATCGGTCAAATCCGCCGCGCCCCCCTGGGGGTCGTGCTCTGCATGGGGCCATACAATTTTCCGCTCTACGAGACCTTTACGACCCTCATCCCCGCATTGATCATGGGCAATACCATCCTGCTCAAACCGCCCCGCTTCGGCATTCTGCTCTTTCAGCCGCTGCTGGAGGCCATTCGCGACTCGTTTCCGCCGGGGGTCGTCAACACGGTCTACGGGGACGGCGAGGTGGTCGTGCCCCCGCTGCTTGCCTCGGGCAAGGTGGATGTGCTCGGTTTCATCGGCACCCACCGGGTTGCCGACGCGCTCCGCGCGATCCATCCCCGCCCCCATCGGCTGCGCTGCGTGCTCGGCCTGGACGCCAAGAACCCGGCGATCGTCCTGCCGGATGCCGATCTGGATCTTACGGTGGCCGAGTGCCTGCGGGGGAGTCTCACCTACAATGGCCAGCGCTGTACCGCGCTGAAGATCATGTTTGTGCACCGTTCCATTGCCGATGCCTTTGTGGAACGTCTGGCCGCAGGGATTGACGCCCTGAAATGCGGCATGCCGTGGGATGAAGGGGTAACGATCACGCCGCTTCCGGAACCGGAAAAACCGGGCTACCTGGAAGGGCTGGTGCGGGACGCCCAGGGATTCGGCGCACGGGTCGTGAACAGCGACGGCGGCACCAACGACGCTTCGTTCTTCTACCCTGCGCTGCTCTATCCGGTCGGCCCGGCCATGCGGGTTTATGACGAGGAACAGTTCGGCCCGGTCATCCCGGTCGTTCCCTACGACGATATCCGGGAACCGATCGATTACGTGGTCGCCTCGAATTACGGCCAGCAGGCCAGTATCTTCGGGCGTGATAGCGATCTGCTGGCTCAACTGGTGGACGCCCTGGTCAACCAGGTCTGCCGTATCAACATCAACAGCCAATGCCAGCGGAGTCCCGACTGTTTCCCCTTCAACGGCCGGAAAAACTCTGCCGAGGGGACCCAGTCCGTGGCCGACGCCCTGCGCATCTTTTCCATCAGGATCGTGGTTGCAGCACGGGAGTCCGAGGACAACCGGGAGATCATCACCGACATCGTCAAGGGGCGGAAATCCCACTTCCTCTCCACGGATTTCATGCTGTAAGGGGGCGATTAGGTAGTGCTGGGGGAGGGGTGGTAATCAGGGAATGTTCGTGGCCCTTTGTCCGGAAGGGGCACGCAAACACCTCTGTGAATCGTTTTGACTACGTCACGCTGTCGATCTTCAACAATACGGTTTCATTTATTTTTTCGGTTGATATCAATAGCCCGATTCGCGTCGGCTGCCCCGAATGCTCGCACTTGAGGTAGGCCGGTATCTCCCGGTGGCTGCTGCCGGAGTGAAAGGTGTCCCTGACCGCGATCCTGATGGCGCACCCGCTGCAATGTATCGTCTTGCCACACCCTTCCGGCGTCGCCGCATAGATGCATTCGAAAACGTCTCCACCGTGGCTGTTCTCGATTTCGGGCAGTTCCTTTTGGACGAAGGAGAGCGCCAGGGCATTTGCGCCGATCACCCTGACATCGTTATCGACCAGCAAAACGGGGATGTTCAGTGCGTCAAGGAAGGCCGTCAGATGTACTCCCTGGTCTGCAAAAAAAAGGTTGGCGCATTCCGGGCATATGCCATAGCTGACCGTAGGGCGCCGCTCATCGGAAGGGGCCGTTAGTCCAATCTCGCCATAACACCATGCACATATCTTTTTCATGCTTTCAAGTGTAGCAGATGTTGTATAAACAGCATGAAAATATATTTTATTTTTCCAATAAACTGCTGACGTCCTCGATCCTGAAAACCTGTCATGTTTGTAGGGTTTTGATCAAGGCGGCTGAAAAGTGAAAGTTATTCTAAGATTCTGCCGTGGGATTCAACGGCAGGTTCACTTCTTGTGAGAATAACAACTGGGGCGGGAAAGCCTCGGCTCCAAGTATCCTCACAATTTCCCTCATGCCCTCGGAAACATGGGAAAGTGTTTCCCTTGAAAGGGCTTCGAGCCCTTGAACCAACATCCCTTGTGCAACCTCAGGTGCCTGACCAACAACAATCCGCCCTTGTGCAGTCAGATTGATCTCTACCACTCGTCTGTCTTTCAGTGACCTCGTCCGTTGTACCAATCCTTTTGCTTCAAGACGATCCAGGATTCCCACAACCGTTGCCGGATGCAGGTACATCTGATGGGCCAGATCAGATACCTTTATAGGTGCGCTCTTGGCGGCTATTTTGATTGCCCAGAGTTGAGGTCCTGTTAACCCGGTTTCCTTTTCCGCGTTTTTTGAATACTCGTTTATTGCTTTTATGGACCGCCTCAAATTGTCGATTACTTCGGAAATTTCATCGGCTTTGCTTCCCATGCTATCTCCTCACCAAAAAAAAATATTGACAAAAATAGTTTGTAATGCAAATAATTTACCAAGCAAATAAATTGTATCACAAATAAAATGGACAATAAAATCATATTTATTAGCATCCCTTGTCCGAGCCAATCTCGGCAAGATTACCACGATAAGGAAACGGGCGTCTTGCAAACTTGCTGCTTTGGTGCGCGGAACAAAAGGTGTCACAGTAGTAACATCCCATAAACAAAGGAGAAAAGTATGAAGAGGATTGTTGCGTTTTGTGTTGTTTGGGCTTTAGGAACATTGGTCGTAGGTGGCTGCGCCAAGGAAAATGTGGTCAAAAAGGATGAAGCGATTGCTCCTTCCGCAACCACCAAAAAACAAGCGGATATTAAAGCAGAGAAGAGTGCTGCCATTGTCCCAGTGAAATCGGTTTCGGAAAACGCTGGGAAAGAGGTTACAAAAGCCGAGCCTCGAGCAAAGGAACAATTGGCAACAGAGCTCGAGAAGGTTTATTTTGATTTCGATTCTTATACCCTTTCCGGTGAGGCGCGTAAGGCGTTGACGAATAATGCCGACTACCTGCGCAGGAACACTGCCGCAAAACTGCGCATTGAGGGCAATTGCGACGAGCGCGGTTCTGCCGAATATAATATTGCCCTCGGCGAAAAACGGGCCAAGACGGCCATGAAATACCTCGTTACCATGGGGATACCCGCAGATCGTCTGGCAACCATCAGCTATGGCAAGGAGAAACCTGCGGACCCGGGCCATGATGAAGCAGCTTGGGCAAAAAACCGCCGTGACGACTTCACTGTCTTGTCGAAATAACCGCACGTAAGCCCCTCTGTCCGGTTTGAAGGTAAACCGGAGGAGGGGCCTCTCTCATTCCTGATGTTTACCATAAGATTCTATGCTGAGAAAATCTATTGAACAACTCACCCTGCTCGCCAGTGTCATCAAGTGGACCTGTTATGCATCCATAGTCGGGGTTTTGGTAGGAATCGGCACCGGCGTGTTTCTGCGAACACTCGCTTGGACATCCGGTCAGTTTGCCCGATATCCAAATTATTACCTGCTGCTCCCGGTAACACTGGTCGTGTGCAGTACGCTGGTCTCCAAGCTTGCTCCCGAAGCGGCCGGGCACGGGACCGAAAAGGTTATCGAAGCTGTCCATCAGAGGATGGGTAAAATCCCTCTCATGGTTGTTCCTGTGAAGTTGATTGCGACGGTTATCACCCTTGCCGGCGGCGGCTCTGCCGGGAAAGAGGGACCATGCGCCCAGATTGGTGCGGGACTTGCCTCGGCATTCGGCGGACTGCTGAGGCTCGAAGATGTTGACCGGCGCAAACTGGTAATCTGTGGTATCAGCGCAGGGTTTGCCACTGTTTTCGGCACACCGATAGCGGGTGCTCTTTTTGGCGTTGAGGTGCTGGTGCTCGGGCAGATGATGTATGACGTCCTGTTCCCATCATTTGTCGCCGGTATTATCGGTTTCCATGTGGCGTCCCTGCTTGGAGTCAGCTATCCGCACGTAGCGGCAAGGGTCATCCCCCCTGTGACCGGCTGGAGTTTTGCTGAAATGGTCATGCTGGGGATATGGTGCGGGCTGATTGCACTAGTCTTTATCGAATTCATGAAAGTCTGCAATCGCCTGTTTGAACGCCTACACTGGCCTCTCGCAGCGAAGGCCTTTCTGGGGGGCGGATTACTGGTACTCATCGGTAAGGGGATATCGACACGGTACCTAGGGCTTGGACTCGACACAATTGAGGCCGGGCTGAGAGGGGCGCTGTTGCCGGCTGCGGCATCATTTATGAAAGCCATTGCCACGGCCATAACCCTTGGCAGTGGTGGCAGCGGCGGGGTTGTTACACCAATCTTCTTCATCGGCACTGCCGCAGGTAATCTGTTTGCGAACCTTTTCCACGAACCGTTGATCGCAACGTTTTCCTCCATCGGTATGGTGGCGTTACTGGCGGGTGCGGCAAACACCCCGATTGCTGCATGCGTCATGGCCATGGAGCTGTTTGGCGCCGGTATCGCCCCCCATGCTGCCGTTGCCTGTATGGTAAGCTTCCTGATGGTTGGCTACCGTAGTATCTATCCAAGCCAGTTGCTCGGCATGCAAAAAAGTAATTCATTAACAGTGGAGACCGGCAAACCGCTTGCCGATTTCAAACGAGCTGTGCTCAATCACAGGGCAACATCATTCCTGGGCTTTATTGAAAAAGGAATTAAGAGGATACGTCGAGACAGTCAGTGACGGGTAAAAAGGTATGGCGTAGAGTCAAGAGAACAAACCGCTTCAACGAGTTCCTGTAGCCGCAGGAATTTATAGGTGTGGCTACATCGCGGTTTAAAGTTACATCCACAGAGAGGACGGGGTCACACATGATTTCGAAAAAATGGATCGTATCACCGGTTGCGCTGTTGCTGCTCGCACTCTCCCTGAGTTCCTGCGCCGGCGTAAAGACGCTCACGGCTGAGCGGCCGCGGGATGAAGCCTTCCGCACGGTGCTGAGAAGGGATGTCTCCACGCTCAACGTATCGGTAGCGGCGACAGCGGAGGAACTCGCCAGGGTTCTGAACCAGACGGTCCATAAGGAACTGTACCGGGGGGCGACCGGGACGGGAGGGCTGACTGCAGATGTGAGGCGCAACGGCCCGATCTCTGTCAGCGCCGCCAATAAC
This sequence is a window from Oryzomonas sagensis. Protein-coding genes within it:
- a CDS encoding 2-dehydropantoate 2-reductase; the protein is MKIAVVGAGAVGLYYGSLLQRAGHEVRFLLRRDYDAITRSGLTVTSPRGDFHLEGVQGFRDPCDMGTADLVLIALKAFANQHLVEMVRPLLGSATALLTVQNGLGNEELLADAFGGDRVLGGVAMIGVTRGEPGVVNHMALGSIRLGEFSGGRSSRSERLAAMFVDAGVTCEAVADLRKIRWEKLVWNIPFNGLCALTNQTPGTLLANPATRCLVAEIMDEVIAGGNAQGLSEPISREYRDEMLTSTVQHTSDYRPSMMVDRLEGRPLELEAIYRIPLRYAAQQGVPMVRVGMLNALLDLGEPVHP
- the larC gene encoding nickel insertion protein, which translates into the protein MNGTKEESIPEGHDHHHGHAHPHEHVPWENVKQNDRVLTIRAHSGLSGDILLAGLLRMTETGEAETDRLLSAILPELSGTVRLTKRQVNHIGGWFAEVALPHQHEHRTLADIAALIAASGIDDAAKRLATDTFTLLATAEAAVHEKKTEDIHFHEVGALDSILDICMSCELFTRLAPARFVVSPLPLADGGVACAHGIIPVPAPAVLELLEGIPVRPFPDDGETITPTAVALLRCLGATFGPWPAMRVEKRALVYGTRVFANAPNGAIFACGSGYDG
- a CDS encoding MarR family winged helix-turn-helix transcriptional regulator — its product is MGSKADEISEVIDNLRRSIKAINEYSKNAEKETGLTGPQLWAIKIAAKSAPIKVSDLAHQMYLHPATVVGILDRLEAKGLVQRTRSLKDRRVVEINLTAQGRIVVGQAPEVAQGMLVQGLEALSRETLSHVSEGMREIVRILGAEAFPPQLLFSQEVNLPLNPTAES
- the pal gene encoding peptidoglycan-associated lipoprotein Pal produces the protein MKRIVAFCVVWALGTLVVGGCAKENVVKKDEAIAPSATTKKQADIKAEKSAAIVPVKSVSENAGKEVTKAEPRAKEQLATELEKVYFDFDSYTLSGEARKALTNNADYLRRNTAAKLRIEGNCDERGSAEYNIALGEKRAKTAMKYLVTMGIPADRLATISYGKEKPADPGHDEAAWAKNRRDDFTVLSK
- a CDS encoding flavodoxin family protein, yielding MNKNVLVFSSSPRRGGNSDLLCDQFMMGAQEAGHHAEKIFVKDKKINYCTGCGTCLNGKKSCPQKDDMAELLEKMIAADVIVMATPVYFYTMCAQMKTLIDRTCSRYTEINNKDFYFIVAAADDSTQAMKRTLEGFRGFTSCLNGAKEKGIIYGVGAWNIGDITESQAMKQAYEMGKNG
- a CDS encoding NADP-dependent glyceraldehyde-3-phosphate dehydrogenase — translated: MKQTITSLFPSEERIPAPYRIETPIRQDYYLVDGELRRWDGPLQEVLSPVRVAAEGGVVPKRVGESPLLSEGAVLEILQVAVRAYDNGRGTWPTMSVGERIQCVQRFTDAMLGKREEIVKLLMWEIGKSLQEAKREFERAVTYIHDTIEALKELDRVSSRFIIQQGIIGQIRRAPLGVVLCMGPYNFPLYETFTTLIPALIMGNTILLKPPRFGILLFQPLLEAIRDSFPPGVVNTVYGDGEVVVPPLLASGKVDVLGFIGTHRVADALRAIHPRPHRLRCVLGLDAKNPAIVLPDADLDLTVAECLRGSLTYNGQRCTALKIMFVHRSIADAFVERLAAGIDALKCGMPWDEGVTITPLPEPEKPGYLEGLVRDAQGFGARVVNSDGGTNDASFFYPALLYPVGPAMRVYDEEQFGPVIPVVPYDDIREPIDYVVASNYGQQASIFGRDSDLLAQLVDALVNQVCRININSQCQRSPDCFPFNGRKNSAEGTQSVADALRIFSIRIVVAARESEDNREIITDIVKGRKSHFLSTDFML
- a CDS encoding chloride channel protein, whose amino-acid sequence is MLRKSIEQLTLLASVIKWTCYASIVGVLVGIGTGVFLRTLAWTSGQFARYPNYYLLLPVTLVVCSTLVSKLAPEAAGHGTEKVIEAVHQRMGKIPLMVVPVKLIATVITLAGGGSAGKEGPCAQIGAGLASAFGGLLRLEDVDRRKLVICGISAGFATVFGTPIAGALFGVEVLVLGQMMYDVLFPSFVAGIIGFHVASLLGVSYPHVAARVIPPVTGWSFAEMVMLGIWCGLIALVFIEFMKVCNRLFERLHWPLAAKAFLGGGLLVLIGKGISTRYLGLGLDTIEAGLRGALLPAAASFMKAIATAITLGSGGSGGVVTPIFFIGTAAGNLFANLFHEPLIATFSSIGMVALLAGAANTPIAACVMAMELFGAGIAPHAAVACMVSFLMVGYRSIYPSQLLGMQKSNSLTVETGKPLADFKRAVLNHRATSFLGFIEKGIKRIRRDSQ